TTCGCGTCCACCACCAAAGCCGAAGGTTTTGAAGCCCATCGATTCCAGCGCGACGTTGCCGGTCAGGATCATCAGGTCGGCCCAGCTGATTGCGTTGCCGTACTTCTGCTTGATCGGCCACAAAAGGCGGCGTGCCTTATCGAGGTTCACGTTATCCGGCCACGAGTTCAGCGGCGCGAAACGCTGGGTGCCCGAGGTCGAACCGCCGCGACCGTCACCGGTGCGGTAGGTGCCTGCGCTGTGCCACGCCATACGGATAAAGAGCGGGCCGTAGTGACCGTAGTCGGCAGGCCACCAATCTTTCGAATCCGTCATCAGATCATGGAGGTCTTTTTTCAGCGCATCGTAGTCGAGTGCGTTGAAGGCTTCTGCATAATCGAAATCGGCCAGCGGGTCGGACGCGGGCGCGTTCTGGTGCAGGATTTTCAGATTGAGCTGGTTCGGCCACCAATCACGGTTCGAACGACCGGAATGACGGGTGTGCTTTGCGCCGTGCATGACGGGGCAGCCTGCGGGGGTATCGTTACCGTCCATTTTGTCCTCCCAAGGGATCATCAATTCAAAATCTAGGATGACGGTAGCCGAGTCGCTCCATAATGATAATTTTGAAGTTCTATGCGCAGCGATTAGTAAAACTTATGGGTGGACAGAAACGGAAAAGCGGCACCGTTTCCGGCGCCGCTTGTCTCATCAATACCATTTTGCCATCGGAGGCAGGCTCATCAGAACCGCGTTGGCATCATGCCCCGTGGCGAGGCCGAATTTGGTGCCGCGGTCATAGACAAGGTTGTACTCGGCATAGAGCCCGCGGTGCTGAAGCTGGGTTTCCTTGTCCGCATCATCCCAAGGCGTATTCCGGCGCTTTTCGGTCACGGGAACAAAGGCAGGCAGGAATGCTTTGCCGATGTCTTGCGTCAGGGCAAAGTCGGCCTGCCAGTCGCCCGAGTTCTGGTCATCCATAAAGATGCCACCGACGCCGCGCGCGCGATTGCGGTGGGGAATATAGAAGTACTCGTCCGCCCACTCTTTCAGACGCGGATAGAGGTCTTCTCCATGCGGATCGAGGTGCTGTTTCTGTACTGCATGGAAATGTGCGGTGTCCTCGTCATACTCGATGCACGGATTCAGGTCCGAGCCGCCGCCAAACCACCAAGCGTTCGGGGTCCAGAACATACGCGTGTTCATGTGGACCGCAGGTGTGTGCGGGTTCTGCATGTGCGCAACGAGCGAAATGCCCGAAGCCCAGAAACGCGGATCATCCGCAATTCCCGGAACGCCGCGCGCCGCCATCGAACGCTGAGCCGCAGGGCCGAGGGTACCGAACACTTCGGAAATATTGACGCCGACTTTCTCGAAAACGCGGCCTCCACGCATGACGCTCATCAGGCCGCCACCAGCGTCGGAGCCGTCATCGGCGGAGCGCTTGGTCTCTGTCACTTCAAAACGTCCGGCGGGCTGATCCGCGAATAGGCCGGTCTCTTGCGTGTCTTCAAGATTTTCGAACGCAGCTACGATCTGGTCACGAAGGGTCCGGAACCATGCCGCTGCGGTCGCTTTTTCCTGCTCCATCATGTCGGTCATCGCCTCATTCTCCGTTCGATATTGAATATCAACGGCCCATATCAATTAAAACGTATGTCGACTACTGCTATGGAGTTCCATCATGAAGCGCTTACTGCTTCTCATCCCCCTCGGTCTCGCCGCATGCGCCAGCCCGCAAGAACGCTGCATCAGCCAAGCGCAGCGCAACCTCAACGTCGTGAACAATCTGATTACCGTCACGCGTGGCAATATCGAACGCGGCTACGCTATCGAGGAACGTCAGGAAGTGCGCACCGTGAATCGCGTCTGTTCGGACGAACTGGATAGCGGCGAGGTCGTGCGCGTACCGTGTCAGCAGGTCATCACCGAGGACGTCAACGTGCCGGTTGCGATCGACCTGAATGCCGAAACGGCCAAGCTGGAATCGCTGATCGACCGCCGCGACGCGCTACAGGCCAGCGTGGGTAGCGCCATCGCGCAATGTCAGGCGCAGTATCCCGAAACCTGATTAGTGGGCGGGACAGCCCACTGCGTCGATCAGGGTGCGCCCGCCATCTACGGTGATAATCTGGCCGGTGACAAAATCGGATGCGTCGCAGGCCAGATATTGCACCGCCTCGCAAACCTCGAGCGGGCTCGCGATCCGCTGGAGCGGGGTGTGGCGCAGGATGTCTTCGCGATAATCGTCGTGCTCTTTGAGCTTTCCCTTGAGGCTGGCGCTCATGACGCTGCCGAAGGCAACGGCGTTCACGCGCACACGGTTCGGCGCGAGTGCTACCGCCAGCGATCGGGTCATCTGGTCAGAGGCAGCCGCCGAAATCGAATAGGCCATCAGATCAGGGTGCGTACGGCGCGCGGCAATCGACGACAGGTTGATAATCGTGCCGACGGTCTCATCCTCGCGGTCTTCCGACAGCTTGATCATCTTACGAGCGACAGCCTGGCTCAGCTTCAGCGCGGTCAGCATGTTCTGTTCGAGCAGCATCATGACACTGTCATCATCAGGGCTCAGCGGATCGGTCGGCATCACCTGACGCGATGCGTTCACCAGAATGTCGATGCCGTCGAACGCGTCCATCGTCGCGGACAGCAGGTTCTTTACGTTCAGCTTCTTGCGCAGGTCGCCGGCAAAGATGCGCGCCGGACCATCGGGTTCGAAGTCGGACATAACCTCGCGCTGGAGCGCCTCTTCGTCCATGTCGGCGAACATGACATTCGCGCCCTGCTCGACGAAATGACGGCCGATGGCCAGACCGACGCCGTTGGCGCCACCGGTCACAATCGCGGTCTTACCTGCAAGAGAGAAGGACATCTGAAAACTCCGGTAGCCTGAATAACTTAGCGAATGGGCTTGGATGCAAGGAATAGCTTGAAAGCGCCGTCGCCGCCAATCTCTTCGACGTGACGGAATTTCTCGCGCAGCGTGACTTCGTAAGGAAGGTGACGGTTTGCGACCATCCACAGATTGCCCGACGGCGTGAGGTTACGCGCGGCGGCAGCGATGAACGCTTTGCCAAGTCCCGGATCACCTGCGCGGCCCGTGTGGAACGGCGGGTTCATGACGATGCCTTGGTAGGGCTGGCTCGCGGTCCACTTGGTCGCGTCAGCCCAGTGGAAATTCGCGCGGGCATCGGTGACGTTCATTTCGGCGCAATTCAACGACAGCGCTTCCGCTTCGATCAGGTCGAGCGACTGGACGTTCGGGCTCTTCAGCACTTCGCCAGAGAGATAGCCCCAGCCCGCACCGAAATCGGCCATGCGCGACGGCAGCTTTTCGGGCAGTGCCTTGGCCAGCAGCGCCGAACCACGATCAATCGCGCCATCAGAGAACGCACCCGCAGTGGTCCAGAACCCATGCTCGCCCTGCTGCGCGCCGGTGTCGACCCAGTCGGCGAACGCATCAGTGCCCTCGAACCAGAACATGCGGCCGTGTGCCTTGGTCACTGTCGGCAAATCGCCGAGGCGCTTGCGGCACTCTTTATATATGCTGTCGATACCATCGGTCTTTTGGCCGTCGACAATCACTAGGCCCGACTTCGAAGCCTCGGCAATCATCGCGCGGGCAAGGCCCTTTGCGCGCGGCACCACAACGATCGTCGTAGCGGCAGCACCATCACCGAGCTTGTAGCCCGCAGTTTCCCACGCTTCGGCGGCAGGTTTGAAACCGGTGTCGATGAACACGCGTTCGCGGGGCAGCTCGGCCACTTCATAGTCGACGTCAGGGCGCATGATTTTGATGTCGCCTTCCAGCAACGACAGAAGGCCCTCGGTCAGGGCCGTGGACAAACGGGAGCGGGACATATCGTCAGGACCTTACGGGACGCGAAGGCGTCACTCTTTTTCCATGGTGCATTGCAGCGGGTGCTGGTGCCGTTGGGCAAAATCCATCACCTGAGCAACTTTGGTTTCGGCAATCTCGTGCGAGAAGACACCGGCAACGGCGACGCCTTTCTTGTGCACGGTCAGCATCAGCTCGAACGCTTGGGCATGGGTCATGCCGAAGAAACGCTCGAGCACATGAACAACGAACTCCATCGGAGTATAGTCGTCGTTCAGGATCAGAACCTTGTAGAGCGGTGGACGCTTCGTCTTGGGGCGCACGTCAAGTTTGACGCCGAAATCGCCGTCGTCATCATCGCCATTCTGCGCCATCATCAAGATGTCAGCTGTCATGTTCTACCGTTATCTGGTGGGGCCATTGCGGATGTATATAGTCAGACATACCCATAAGAAAACCCCGCAGTTATTCAGGACACTTTCAAATGGCGCACAGATGGACAATCGCTTTCGATGCTGACGACACGCTCTGGCACAATGAGCGGTTCTTCAAACTCAGCCAGAAGAAGTTTGCTGACCTGCTTTCCGATTATGTGGAGCCGGACCACCTGCATGACAGGCTGCTCGCGGCGGAGCGCAAGAACATCGCGTTCTACGGTTTCGGGATCAAAGGCTTCACCCTGTCCATGATCGAAACTGCGCTCGAAGTGACGGAAGGCCGCGTTTCACAACACGTTATTCAGCAGCTTCTTGATAACGGACGTGAAATGCTGCGCCACCCGATCGAACTGCTTGAAGGCGTCGGAGAGACGATTCCCCGACTCGCTGCGGACTACGATCTGCTGGTCATCACTAAGGGCGACCTGCTCGATCAGGAAAGGAAGGTGGCCCAATCCGGCCTCGGAGACCACTTTTCTGCCGTCGAAATCGTCAGCGACAAAACTGCAGAGGTCTATCAGCGGATTTTTGCTCGTCATGACACCGCCCGCGTGATGATGGTCGGCAATTCGCTGAAATCGGATGTGATTCCAGCCATCGAGGCGGGCGCTTGGGGCGTCTATGTGCCCCATGAATTAACGTGGGAATACGAAAAAGCGGACGAACCCGACCACGCCCGATTCTGCAAAATCAGAAGCCTAAACGACCTACCCGATCTGATAGCCAAGCTCGGATAGATTGCAGACGCGATTTCGCCGCTTTGTCACATCTTGTGCCAATAGCTAACAAAACAACGAGATTTACGATTCTGCTACAATTGCGCCGTGCAGGCCGCTGAAAAAGGGGAGTTTGCGCAATCAGATCGCTGTGTTACGCTCACTGTTAATTACAGAGGTGCCACCAAAAATTCGGCACCCAGAGGCAGTAAAAAATGGTGAGCGACGTGGCAGGTCGTCCGAATATCCGGACCCTAATTGGGGTATTATTCCTTGGTGCATTGTGGCTTTTGTCCTTTGCGCCCCAACAGGCGAGTGCGGTTCCTAGCGCGCACTATGTAATCGACGCCCGCACGGGCGAGGTTTTCCAAACCTACAACTCCGATACGCGGCTTCATCCGGCGTCTCTGACGAAGATGATGACACTCTACCTCGCGTTTCAGGCGATGGAGCGTGGTGAGATTACGGCGGATACGCCGGTGACCATCACCAGCGCCGCGTCATCGGAGCCGCCGAGCAAGCTTGGCCTGCGTACGGGGCAGCAAATTCGCTTCCGTTACCTTGTACGCGCTGCGGCCGTGAAGTCGGCCAATGACGCTGCCACCGCGATCGGGATCGCGCTTGAGGGCTCCGAAGAAGCCTTCGCCGCCCGTATGAACCGCATGGCGCAGTCGATGGGCATGACCCGCACGACCTTCCGCAATGCAAACGGCCTCACGCAGTCCGGCCACCTGTCGACCGCTCGCGATATGTCTGTACTGGGGCGTCACGTCGTCTACGACTTCCCGCAGTATTACAACATCTTCTCTCGCACCTCGACCGACGCGGGCATGGCGACCGTTTACAACACGAACCGCCGCTTCCTTGGTGCGTATCGCGGTGCTGACGGCATCAAGACCGGCTTTACCAACGCTGCAGGTTACAACCTTGTCGCTTCGGCGCAGCGCGGTAACGTCCGCATCATCGCTGTTGTCATGGGCTCGACCTCGACTCCGGCCCGTAACGCCAAAGCAGCCGAGTTGCTGGATATCGGTTTTGCCCGTGCGCCAAGCAATGCTCGCATCGCGCGTCCGCCCCTGCCCGCCTATTCGCCGGGTAATGGTTCGGCCCCGATCGTGACGGCGAATGCCGCTGAAGCCGTCAACGTTCCGGCCGGCAAAATCATCCGCACCACCGGCGCAGTGCTTGTCAGCGCAAGGCCGGTTGGACGCGCAATGCCGAACACGCCGATGGATCCAGACGAGGCCCAAGCCGTCGCCCAAGCGCTCGCCGCTGCGATGGCCGTAACTGCAGAAGTCGCAGCGCCGACAGAAGTTGCCGAAGCTGTCGTCGAGCCTGTGCTCGAGCCGGTCATCGAAGCCGTCGTTGCTGGTCTGGAAGAAGCGCCAATGCCGCGTATTCGCCCTGCGCAGATCGTTCCGGCCGAGGAGCTGGTTCAGGTCGCTGCGGTCGAACCCGATGTTGCTACTGATCCGGCCGATATCGCCGCCGCCGTTGCTCAAGCGACCACCGTCGCCGCTGAAGAGCCGGTCGTCGTGACCCGCGTTTCGACGTCGGGTGGTCAGCACTGGGGCATCAACGTGGGCCGCTACAACTCGCGCTATGAGGCCGAGCGCATTCTGGTGCGTGTTGCTCTGAACGAGATGAGCAGCCTTGACGGTACGGTGCGCCGCGTCGTGCAAAGCCCGCGCGGCTTCGACGCGAACTTCATGGGCATGACCCGTGAACGCGCCGAACTGGCCTGTCGCCGCCTTCAGGCGCGCGACCAGACCTGCTTCATGGTTGGTCAGGCAGAATAAGAAGCGGCACGGCCGTCAAAGGCCGCCGCCATCAATTCGCGGGTGTAGTCGGTTTGCGGATTATCGAATACCGCATCCACTTCACCCGCTTCCACAACATCACCGTTACGCATGACCATAATCCGGTGCGAGAGCGCGCGGACGACGGTCAAATCGTGCGAAATGAACAGATACGCCAGTCCGTGCTTGCGCTGTAGATCGCGGAGTAGATCGACGATCTGCACCTGAACCGTGCGATCGAGCGCCGAAGTTGGTTCGTCCAGAACCACAAGCTTCGGACGCAGAACCATCGCACGCGCAATCGCAATACGCTGGCGCTGACCACCCGAGAATTCATGCGGGTAACGGTTCATCATCGCGGGGTCGAGGCCGACCTCCGTCATAATTTCCGCCACCATATCGTGCCGGCTGCGGGTCGGGTCGATTTTGTGGATGCCCAGTCCCTCGGCAATGATCTGTTCGACCGTCATACGAGGTGACAGCGAGCCGTAGGGGTCTTGGAATACGATCTGCATATCTGCGCGGAGCGGGCGCAGTTCGCGCTGACTGAGGCCATTCGTATCCTTGCCGATGAACGCGATGCGCCCCTTCGACTGGATCAAGCGCATGACAGCGAGCGCGAGGGTCGTCTTGCCCGAACCGGATTCGCCGACGATGCCGAGCGTTTCCCCTGCCCTCACGGTCAGTGATGCACTGTTCACCGCTTTGACGTAGCCAGCAGTGCGGCGAAACAGGCCACGTCGGATGGGGAACCAGATACGCAGTTCGTCAGTCTCTGCGATGACGGGCGCATTCTCCGGCACCGGTACAGGACGCCCCTGCGCTTCGGCAGCGAGGAGCATCTGCGTATAAGGGTGTTGCGGATTGCCGAAGACCTCTGCGGTCGTTCCGTGCTCCACGATCTCGCCGTCTTTCATCACGCAGACGCGGTCAGCTATTTTGCGAACGATGGTAAGGTCGTGCGTGATGAAGAGCATCGCCATGCCCTCCTCGCGCTTGAGCTCGTCCATAAGTTCAAGGATTTGCGCCTGAATAGTCACATCCAGCGCGGTCGTCGGCTCATCCGCGATCAGCAGGTCGGGTCCATTCGCCAGTGCCATCGCGATCATTACACGCTGACGCTGACCGCCCGACAGTTCGTGGGGGAAGCTTTTCAGACGAGACTCGGCATCTCGGATACCGACGCGGGTGAGCAGTTCGATGATGCGTTCACGAACCGCTCCGCCGCGCTTCCCTTGGTGAAGCTCGATCACCTCGCGCAGCTGCTTTTCGATGGTGTGCAGCGGGTTGAGCGAGGTCATCGGCTCTTGGAAGATGAAGCTGATGTCGTTGCCACGCACAGACTGCAGGGTCTTCTCGTCCGCCTTCGCCAGCTCCGTATCCTTGTACAGGATCGAGCCTTCGATCTCTGCGTTGTCAGGGAGCAGATCGACGGTCGACAGCGCGGTCACCGATTTGCCCGAACCGGATTCGCCTACAAGAGCGACAGTCTCACCCCGCTGGATATCGAACGACACGCCATGCACGGCGGGACGCAATTCGCCGTCCTGACGGAAGGCGATCTTGAGGTCGGAAACTCGAAGCAGCGGGGTCATTTGAATGTCTTTCGCGGGTCGAACGCATCGCGGACGCCTTCGAAGATGAAGACCAGAAGCGACAGCATGAATGCGAAGGTGAAGAAGGCGGTAAAGCCAAGCCAAGGCGCCCACGGGTACCGCTTGGCCTGAACCGTGAGGTGACCGAGCGATGGGGCCGAGCTGGGAAGGCCGAAGCCGAGGAAGTCGAGCGTCGCCAGCGTCGCGATCGCGCCGGTCAGCAGGAACGGCAGCATGGTGAGCGTCGCAACCATCGCGTTCGGCAGGACATGGCGGATCATGATCGTCCGGTCACGCACGCCAAGCGCGCGGGCGGCCCGCACATATTCGAGGTTCCGCGCGCGCAGGAACTCAGCGCGCACGACACCAACCAAGGCAGGCCAACTGAACAGCACGGTAATCACCACGAGCAGCCAGAACGATTTCCCTAGGATCGCAACAAGGATCATCATCACATAGAGCGACGGCATCCCACCCCAGATTTCGATAAAGCGCTGGAAGGTCAGGTCGAGCCAACCGCCGAAATAGCCCTGCACAGCACCGGCCAGAACACCGACAACGGACGAGATCGACACAACAACAAGCGCAAAGCTGATTGACAGGCGGAAACCGTAGATGACACGGGCCAGCACGTCGCGCTTCGTGTCGTCGGTTCCCAACAGGTTGTCCTTGCTCGGCGGAGCCGGAGCGACGCCTTGGGTATCCACGATGGTGTCGTACTTGTACGGAATAGGCGGCCAGATCATCCAACCCTTGGAGAAGTCAGTGACGTCCGGCGTGCCGCCTGCTTCGACCTCTTCATAGATACCTTCGGGATCGTCGAAACATTCATCGGCGCCGCCGGTCACGATCAGGCACTTTACTTCGGGGGACGAATAGACAGCCTCGGTCGGGAAATCGCCGTTGAAATCACGTTCCGAATAGAAGGTCAGCACGGGGCTGCGAAGCTCGCCGCGATAGGACACGAGGATCGGTTTGTCGTTGGCCAGAAACTCGGCGAACAGGCTGATGAAGAATAGTGTGCCGAGGATGATCAGCGACCATAGGGCACGGCGGTTGCGCTTGAAGTTGCGCAAGCGCCGTTGGTTCAGAGGAGAAAGACGCATGCGTTAGCCCCTCGACTCGAAGTCGATCCGCGGATCGATGAAGATGTAAGTGATGTCAGTGATAATCCCGACGAGCAGGCCCATCAGCGAGAACACGTAGAGCGTTGCGAACACCACCGGATAGTCACGGTTCAGCGTGGCCTCATAGCCCATGCGCCCAAGCCCATCGAGGCTGAAAAGCGTCTCGATAATCAGCGAGCCACCGAAAAACACCGAGATGAACAGCGCCGGAAAGCCGGAGATCACGATGAGCATCGCGTTTCGGAAAACGTGCCCGTAGAGCACCCGTCGCTCGCCAAGGCCCTTGGCCCGCGCCGTTACGACGTACTGCTTCTTGATCTCGTCAAGGAAGCTGTTCTTGGTCAGCAGGCTGAGCGTCGCAAACGCGGAAATCGTCGAGGCCAGAACTGGCAGCGTGATGTGCCATAGGTAATCGAGAGCCTTCCCAATCGGGCTCAGCTCTTCCCAATTGGAACTGGTGAGGCCCCGCAATGGGAAAATGCTGAAATACGAGCCACCGGCAAATAGAACGATCAAAAGGATCGCGAACAGGAACCCCGGCACCGCGTAGGCGACGATGATCATGCCCGACGTCCAGGTATCGAACGACGTTCCATCACGCACCGCTTTCTTGATCCCGAGCGGAATGGAAATGCAGTAGGCAATCAGAGTCGACCACAAGCCGAGCGTGATGGACACAGGCATTTTCTCCAGCACCAGATCGACGACCGAGATTTTGCGCGACCAGCTCTCGCCGAAATCGAAGCGGATGTAATCCCACATCATGATGAGAAACCGTTCGAGCGGCGGCTTGTCGAACCCGTAGCGGATTTCGAGCTCTTCGATGTACTTGGGGTCGATACCCTGTGCGCCAGGATAGGCGCTCGTCGCGGCCGTACCCGTTGCCTCGATCTCGAAATCGGCGGACCCGCCGGAAATATTGGCGAACGCATCGCCCATACCTTCAAGCTCGGCCAGCTTTTGTTCGATCGGACCACCCGGAAGGAACTGAATGACGGCGAAGTTGAGTACCATGATCCCGAGCAACGTCGGGATCATCAGCAAAAGCCGTCGGAAAATATATGCGCCCATTGATCTGCCTTACAGGCCGTTCCGCAGTGCGCCTGCCTCTTTTAGCGCTTGGCCTTTGTCAGCGTTGTACCACCAGAAGTCGAGATAGCCCAGATCGTAAGGCGGCAGCGGATCGGGGTGCTCGTACATGTCGTAGTAGGCGACCCAATAGTTCGGCAGGTACCAAACCGGCACGATATAAAGGTCCTTGCGCATGATCCGGTCGATTGCACGCACACCAGCGGTCATTTCATCGTAGCTGTCGGCGTTCTTCACGATTTCGATGATCTGGTCGACGGCCGGATTGCTGTAGTGCGCGGGGTTGAAGACATCGCCCGCGCCGTCGCTCCCGAAGCGCTGGCCAAGGCTCTCGCCTTCGATCAGGCCGACATTGTAACCGTCCAGTGTCATGTCGAAGTCGAAGCCACGGGTCCGCTCCATATACTGAACCGAGTCGATCTGGTTCCATTCGGCATCCACACCTAGGCGGCGCAGGTTGTCGATAAACGGCGCCACAACGCGTTCAATGGTCGGCGCGTAGCCGAGGAATTCAAGAGTGAGCGGTTGGCCGTCTTTTTCTAGCATACCGTTCGGGCCAGGTACGTAGCCTGCCTCCTCCATCAGCGCGAGCGCTTGACGCAGGTTGCGGCGGTCAAGTTGACTGTCGCCAGAAGTATGCGGCGTGGTGACTTCATCCGTGAGGATCGACGGGTCGATCAGGTCGGAAACCGACTCGAGGATTTCCAACTCGCGGCCTTCCGGCACGCCGTTGGCCTGAAGGTCGGTGCCTTGCCAGAAACTTTCACGCTGCGAAAACAGCCCGTACTGAAGGTTGTCGTTGGTCCAAGTGAAGTTGAACATCAGCGAAATCGCTTCGCGGACTTTCGGGTCCTGGAACTTCTCTTTGGTCAGGTTGAACACGAAACCGGTCGCGCTCGGGACGTTGCCCTTATCCAGCGCTTCCTTTTTCACCCAGCCGTTGTTGATGGCGGGGAAGTCGTAAGCCGTCGCCCATGAGAGCGACGAATTCTCCTGACGGAAGGTGAATTCACCTGCCTTGAACGCTTCAAAGGCAACGTTGGTATCGGCGAAGTACTCGACCCGGATACTGTCGAAGTTGTTGCGACCGATGTTCAGCGGCACGTCCTCGCCCCAGAAATCGGGGTTCCGCTCGTAGATGATCTGGTGGTTCACCTCGTAGCTGCCGACCGTGTACGGGCCGGTGCCGGGGCTGGTTTCAAAACGGGCCTCGTCGAGGCGGGCGCCGGTTTCCTCGTACCACTTCTTCGAGAAGATCGACGTCGCACCCATCTGTTCGATCAGACCGTTGCGCGGAGCGTCGGGGTTGAAGGTGAACTTGATCGTGCGATCGTCGATGACTTCGACAGTGTCGATCATCTTGCTGACGCCGAAACGATAGGATTCGGTGCCCTGCTCCAGCAGCAGGTTGAAGCTGAACTCGATATCCGCAGCAGTCAGCGGCGTACCGTCCGAGAATTCGACATCGTCGCGCAGGTGGAAGATCACCCAGTCCTTGCTCTCGGGGTACTCCATCGTGGTGCAGAGGTAACAGTACGCACCATCCGGATCGTCCGCAGTGCCAACCAACATGCTCTCGTACATCATCGACGACAGATAGCCGGGGGTGCCCTCTTGGGTCGCGTAGGGGTTCATGTTATCGAAACCGCCGGTCATCCAGACCGAGATTTCGCCGCCTTTGGGCGCATCGGGGTTTACGTAGTCGAGGTGTTCGAAACTCGGATCATCATAGACGAGATTGCCGTAGGTCGAGATGCCGTGCGTGGTGATGAGGTTGTCATCCTGCGCAAAGGCTTGGCTTGCGAAGGCGCCTGCGGCAAGCACGACGCCGCCAAGAAGCATGAGATGTCCGCTCTGCGTTGGTTTGGCGAGTGCAATCGAACTAGCGGCGCGGCGATGCTTCATAAACGTAATCCCTTGAAGAGTGGCGTTTGTCTGAGGCTACGGTCCGTCACACATCTGTTTCAAGCGATGATTACTGTTTGACACCTTGGATGAATGGAATTTGACCAATTCGTGATCCACGCAAAGCAAAAGGCCGCCCCGAAGGACGGCCTTTGTAAATTCTGTCAGCAGTAAAGCTTACTGGCCGATGGTCGACAGGTACGCGATCAGGTCGGCGCGGTCCTGGATTTTCGGCAGACCGGCGAAGCCCATTGCGGTGCCCGGTGCGAAGCCGCGCGGGTTCTCGATGAAGTGGCTCAGGTTTTCCGGGGTCCAGACGTCGACGACCTCTTCCAGCGCGCCCGAATAGGCGAAACCTTCGATGCTGTCGACCGGACGGCCAACAACGCCGTAGAGGCTCGGGCCGGTGCCGTTCACGCCTTCTTCGAGCTTGTGGCACGATGCGCACTTGCGGAAAACTTTTTCGCCAGCAGCAGCGTCGGCGCTTGCGAAGACTTCTTCAAACGACGGACCTTCTTCAGCCGGCTCATCCGAAGCACCGGTGTCGATCACATACGCTTGCGCGTGATCGCCATGGCCACCTTCGTTGGCGGTGTAGATTTCCTCAGCGGCCCAGCCGCCCAGCAGAAAAACAAGCCAGGCGCCACATACACCGCCCAGAACTTTGGTCATCGTCATTGTGTCGAACATGTCGCGTTCCATTCTGTTCGCAGTTTCGGGGCTATCTACATGGTTCCTGTCCACTCTTGCAAGCAATAGAACCGCGACTTATTGCCCAAAAAACAATATTGAGGGGCTGAGGAGG
Above is a window of Marivivens aquimaris DNA encoding:
- the hemF gene encoding oxygen-dependent coproporphyrinogen oxidase; this encodes MTDMMEQEKATAAAWFRTLRDQIVAAFENLEDTQETGLFADQPAGRFEVTETKRSADDGSDAGGGLMSVMRGGRVFEKVGVNISEVFGTLGPAAQRSMAARGVPGIADDPRFWASGISLVAHMQNPHTPAVHMNTRMFWTPNAWWFGGGSDLNPCIEYDEDTAHFHAVQKQHLDPHGEDLYPRLKEWADEYFYIPHRNRARGVGGIFMDDQNSGDWQADFALTQDIGKAFLPAFVPVTEKRRNTPWDDADKETQLQHRGLYAEYNLVYDRGTKFGLATGHDANAVLMSLPPMAKWY
- a CDS encoding SDR family NAD(P)-dependent oxidoreductase, coding for MSFSLAGKTAIVTGGANGVGLAIGRHFVEQGANVMFADMDEEALQREVMSDFEPDGPARIFAGDLRKKLNVKNLLSATMDAFDGIDILVNASRQVMPTDPLSPDDDSVMMLLEQNMLTALKLSQAVARKMIKLSEDREDETVGTIINLSSIAARRTHPDLMAYSISAAASDQMTRSLAVALAPNRVRVNAVAFGSVMSASLKGKLKEHDDYREDILRHTPLQRIASPLEVCEAVQYLACDASDFVTGQIITVDGGRTLIDAVGCPAH
- a CDS encoding class I SAM-dependent methyltransferase; this encodes MSRSRLSTALTEGLLSLLEGDIKIMRPDVDYEVAELPRERVFIDTGFKPAAEAWETAGYKLGDGAAATTIVVVPRAKGLARAMIAEASKSGLVIVDGQKTDGIDSIYKECRKRLGDLPTVTKAHGRMFWFEGTDAFADWVDTGAQQGEHGFWTTAGAFSDGAIDRGSALLAKALPEKLPSRMADFGAGWGYLSGEVLKSPNVQSLDLIEAEALSLNCAEMNVTDARANFHWADATKWTASQPYQGIVMNPPFHTGRAGDPGLGKAFIAAAARNLTPSGNLWMVANRHLPYEVTLREKFRHVEEIGGDGAFKLFLASKPIR
- the clpS gene encoding ATP-dependent Clp protease adapter ClpS, with product MTADILMMAQNGDDDDGDFGVKLDVRPKTKRPPLYKVLILNDDYTPMEFVVHVLERFFGMTHAQAFELMLTVHKKGVAVAGVFSHEIAETKVAQVMDFAQRHQHPLQCTMEKE
- a CDS encoding HAD family hydrolase → MAHRWTIAFDADDTLWHNERFFKLSQKKFADLLSDYVEPDHLHDRLLAAERKNIAFYGFGIKGFTLSMIETALEVTEGRVSQHVIQQLLDNGREMLRHPIELLEGVGETIPRLAADYDLLVITKGDLLDQERKVAQSGLGDHFSAVEIVSDKTAEVYQRIFARHDTARVMMVGNSLKSDVIPAIEAGAWGVYVPHELTWEYEKADEPDHARFCKIRSLNDLPDLIAKLG
- a CDS encoding D-alanyl-D-alanine carboxypeptidase family protein, giving the protein MVSDVAGRPNIRTLIGVLFLGALWLLSFAPQQASAVPSAHYVIDARTGEVFQTYNSDTRLHPASLTKMMTLYLAFQAMERGEITADTPVTITSAASSEPPSKLGLRTGQQIRFRYLVRAAAVKSANDAATAIGIALEGSEEAFAARMNRMAQSMGMTRTTFRNANGLTQSGHLSTARDMSVLGRHVVYDFPQYYNIFSRTSTDAGMATVYNTNRRFLGAYRGADGIKTGFTNAAGYNLVASAQRGNVRIIAVVMGSTSTPARNAKAAELLDIGFARAPSNARIARPPLPAYSPGNGSAPIVTANAAEAVNVPAGKIIRTTGAVLVSARPVGRAMPNTPMDPDEAQAVAQALAAAMAVTAEVAAPTEVAEAVVEPVLEPVIEAVVAGLEEAPMPRIRPAQIVPAEELVQVAAVEPDVATDPADIAAAVAQATTVAAEEPVVVTRVSTSGGQHWGINVGRYNSRYEAERILVRVALNEMSSLDGTVRRVVQSPRGFDANFMGMTRERAELACRRLQARDQTCFMVGQAE
- a CDS encoding ABC transporter ATP-binding protein, producing the protein MTPLLRVSDLKIAFRQDGELRPAVHGVSFDIQRGETVALVGESGSGKSVTALSTVDLLPDNAEIEGSILYKDTELAKADEKTLQSVRGNDISFIFQEPMTSLNPLHTIEKQLREVIELHQGKRGGAVRERIIELLTRVGIRDAESRLKSFPHELSGGQRQRVMIAMALANGPDLLIADEPTTALDVTIQAQILELMDELKREEGMAMLFITHDLTIVRKIADRVCVMKDGEIVEHGTTAEVFGNPQHPYTQMLLAAEAQGRPVPVPENAPVIAETDELRIWFPIRRGLFRRTAGYVKAVNSASLTVRAGETLGIVGESGSGKTTLALAVMRLIQSKGRIAFIGKDTNGLSQRELRPLRADMQIVFQDPYGSLSPRMTVEQIIAEGLGIHKIDPTRSRHDMVAEIMTEVGLDPAMMNRYPHEFSGGQRQRIAIARAMVLRPKLVVLDEPTSALDRTVQVQIVDLLRDLQRKHGLAYLFISHDLTVVRALSHRIMVMRNGDVVEAGEVDAVFDNPQTDYTRELMAAAFDGRAASYSA